Proteins encoded within one genomic window of Gallus gallus isolate bGalGal1 chromosome 1, bGalGal1.mat.broiler.GRCg7b, whole genome shotgun sequence:
- the AKAP11 gene encoding A-kinase anchor protein 11 isoform X4 yields MDVYTRAQSSRMKPRISMKKSFGEGVLHSMKSLLHSRKELCSVSTEECLNQEEQDNFIEITFIGFAEEMGTARLQELSAASVELPDVLKSLQLCKLKENEVIFLKDVKKTLTKPCTMKNQNQLPEVLCVMRLAPSFPKIKVDYVFTLLSKYTMGVRHTVEINSLQKHRTEASRAEDDDTNQSVSSIEDDFVTAFEQLDEDEPSKMQSVGACSSTSRSHRDAASQTIPGQCTEAVDSKIRLGSGCQKSSSARSSALFDVLRLKELSSVKNSVTTSISDPWIQRSFYKPYNPSDQSVNFLCKTLFSSSPAESSESNCSSPSPIIFLDEEGYQKSLKAKLQLPKIPVVKDGIEDSDSEVSEFFDSFDQFDELEQTLEKSVKVIRDPILGNPSQKRRTAHEHLCSANVTMNPQKFKFDRPTLPANVKKPTPRKPESPYSSVFEVPDSPRPVKTSGEENGGLFSPIRSSAFSPLGGCGSSECLCRISLGGDETSQNHHDALYNTYSEYADSVSFEILGSVFQSDSSSELGGNDSKCKRIALKEEKDQAADLRKKTGKEPDKQAKSQHKSSMIRDSIQKFATDLVEKSLGSAFKDLQKGVSSCTNALCHLAARLTSSVFQMAFYEIGRRRAISLKQRAINGLASFLVSEAITGALKELRQVKKQIFTNTVARFAADLAEELVFEGIMEVCQFSYPSTPTAAQLSSFYYEDKVVRSYARDLSESVIQEAFIELSQVDVTFTTQAAISVSMDNVKYVSAESMLESTQTSTVFPNFNDRVGQNPIQDCKKEYTVHQALFCTSGVVSSIPVPLAGRALCQYQASSDACKTKVCAAPNSDDSMKVYKDCSHTFFTSRKGEEEVSSFRNIYLTSDHSQSAENDPSLLHNQNDPKQTINRSGMRSNSELTNGSKNINSFSGTMVDMIVNEAYEAISSSRITKAVEEYTELLTRKVVDRKPYVQYSGEDFPKNVFADHLAKYILKQSVDESKTVLRNTSENLLCNVGSQTHAAISGREQCVIKKQEAEKQSNVSVIVEQQMPLNNPCKLLAPTNSVQCFSESRDCWQEQKGYRFSSKSPPPCSTGTLARRVLENTTDTGSCSMTYLNKPSKKHDSQKASSGPLTYRQADCFLHANSFSSAMSGSEDALQMVDKSSIKDGNNSVTPDTPPPTPLVPCQASSERNLRKLSKKLKGELAKEFAPATPPSTPYNPSVTGSSEIEHDSLDNEEFMLKLMRSLSEEVQSSEDEDHSEMIVEKEEHSEKTVQYADYLSSHIISIATEMAASHLDAKTNEREADRQVWLSTHNQNCGYAASVSTPEETCSSLWNYAGDVAGKVINEAKKMMKSRHCKLLKLKRVNCQVDCLYLRKGDKDHSSKEECGPVQDQCPSERDSSVLSLPQGSGSMGLTSKYPSCESVTDEYADHIIHVLKREGGNAELLMDQYASRLAYRSIKSGLRQAARKTKLRCSRKIFPGQSSPMNGKLELIKTVNKDAVQQVKSSVHHCADQTHERSISTQRTECMELLHFSESLACSITRDVRKKLRLSGACLPKSLTDSCLYKKTEFEEIAGDLIKTRFPRTLLPFSPNHKLYHSTGSLNENGYSESIIQAIEQYARKVADDTLEMGLESAGLQVAENRKNGDRLSYTEKLSPFSGTVCRCCSMKEHQYCTESVSHHLPLQDSSIPVRHFLHSRLDSVCQKPRIFQLDIPKIHVDVEQKTMLSDKVVAAPVEKAEGELSYASVAADSGIGQDGVSFAESLTTEIMTSAMTNISQAVNISTVGREGFHSVESVVSQQMSLSIGDDSTGSWSNLSFEDEHPDESSSFLHLSDSSAVFSSSPGSNGNSSSWSSLGLEGDMYEENLSFPTSDSDGTEDKDEDCKDAVEGLERVKKTLAILNIDLEPNLVDPQLRAALQWLAASETEVSGLYFHDTAAREFVLS; encoded by the exons ATTACATTCATAGGTTTTGCTGAAGAGATGGGTACTGCTCGTTTGCAG GAGCTGTCAGCTGCTTCTGTAGAACTTCCAGATGTTCTGAAATCGCTTCAGTTGTgcaaactaaaagaaaatgaggttatttttttaaaagatgtgaAGAAAACCTTGACAAAACCCTGTACCATGAAAAACCAG aaCCAACTTCCTGAAGTGCTTTGTGTGATGCGACTGGCTCCTTCATTCCCAAAGATCAAAGTGGATTATGTATTTACTTTGCTAAGCAAGTATACCATGGGTGTAAGACACACAGTTGAAATAAACTCACTGCAGAAACATCGAACAGAGGCATCCCGGGCAGAAGATGATGACACTAATCAGTCAGTTTCTTCAATTGAAGATGATTTCGTCACTGCTTTTGAGCAGTTAGATGAAGATGAGCCTTCAAAGATGCAAAGTGTTG ggGCTTGCAGCTCTACTTCTCGAAGCCATCGAGATGCTGCTTCACAGACCATCCCCGGTCAATGTACAGAAGCTGTGGACTCGAAGATTCGTTTGGGTTCTGGATGTCAAAAGTCATCATCTGCTAgatcttctgctttgtttgatGTTTTGAGACTTAAGGAACTGTCCTCAGTAAAAAATTCAGTTACAACTTCAATTTCTGATCCTTGGATACAAAGGAGTTTCTATAAGCCATATAACCCTTCTGATCAAAGTGTTAATTTTTTATGTAAAAcgctgttttcctcctctccagctgAATCTTCTGAGTCAAATTGTTCCAGTCCAAGCCCCATTATCTTCTTAGATGAAGAAGGCTATCAGAAAAGCTTGAAGGCAAAGCTCCAGCTGCCAAAAATTCCAGTGGTGAAAGACGGCATTGAGGATTCAGACTCAGAAGTTAGTGAATTTTTTGATAGTTTTGATCAGTTTGATGAACTAGAACAAACCCTAGAAAAATCTGTTAAAGTTATTAGGGATCCCATCTTAGGGAATCCCTCCCAGAAAAGGAGGACTGCCCATGAACATTTGTGTTCTGCAAACGTTACAATGAATCCTCAGAAATTTAAGTTTGATCGTCCTACTCTTCCAGCCAATGTAAAGAAGCCAACTCCTCGTAAACCAGAATCACCATATAGCAGTGTCTTTGAAGTCCCAGATTCCCCTCGCCCAGTTAAAACATCAGGGGAAGAGAATGGAGGCTTATTCAGCCCTATTAGGTCATCGGCATTCAGTCCGCTAGGGGGCTGTGGttcttctgaatgtttatgTCGTATCAGTCTTGGTGGAGATGAGACAAGTCAAAACCACCATGATGCACTTTATAACACTTATTCAGAATATGCTGATAgtgtttcatttgaaatattgGGTTCTGTTTTTCAATCTGACTCTTCATCAGAACTTGGAGGAAATGACTCCAAATGCAAAAGGAttgctttgaaagaagaaaaagatcaagCTGCAgatctcagaaagaaaactggcaAGGAGCCAGATAAACAAGCAAAATCTCAACATAAGTCATCAATGATTAGAGATAGCATTCAAAAATTTGCAACTGACTTGGTTGAAAAAAGTTTGGGCAGTGCTTTTAAGGACCTGCAAAAAGGTGTTTCTTCATGTACCAATGCACTTTGTCATTTGGCTGCTAGGTTGACATCTTCAGTCTTTCAAATGGCTTTCTATGAAATTGGAAGACGTAGAGCAATCTCCCTGAAGCAGCGTGCTATTAATGGGCTAGCAAGCTTTTTGGTGAGTGAAGCTATAACTGGTGCTTTGAAAGAACTGCGACaagtaaagaaacaaatatttaccAATACTGTTGCTAGATTTGCGGCAGACCTTGCTGAAGAACTTGTGTTTGAAGGAATCATGGAAGTATGCCAGTTTTCCTATCCATCGACAcctacagcagcacagctttcttcattttattacGAAGACAAAGTGGTAAGATCCTATGCCAGAGATCTGTCTGAGTCTGTCATTCAAGAGGCTTTTATTGAACTATCTCAGGTTGATGTCACCTTCACAACACAAGCAGCCATTAGTGTTTCTATGGACAATGTTAAATACGTGAGTGCAGAAAGTATGCTAGAATCAACACAGACTTCCACAGTTTTTCCTAATTTTAATGATAGGGTAGGGCAGAATCCAATCCAAGATTGCAAGAAGGAATATACAGTACATCAAGCTCTATTTTGTACCTCTGGTGTTGTAAGTTCAATACCTGTTCCTTTAGCTGGAAGAGCTCTTTGTCAATATCAGGCTTCCTCTGATGCTTGTAAAACAAAAGTATGCGCTGCTCCAAATTCTGATGACAGTATGAAAGTATACAAAGACTGCAGTCATACATTTTTcacaagcagaaaaggagaggaggaagtctcttctttcagaaacatATACCTAACTTCAGATCACAGTCAAAGTGCTGAAAATGATCCATCACTCTTACATAACCAGAATGATCCCAAACAAACAATTAACAGATCTGGAATGAGGAGTAACTCAGAATTAACAAATGGGTCAAAAAACATTAATAGTTTCTCCGGAACTATGGTAGACATGATAGTAAATGAAGCTTATGAAGCCATATCCTCATCTAGAATAACAAAAGCTGTGGAAGAGTATACAGAGCTTTTAACAAGAAAAGTAGTAGATAGGAAACCTTATGTGCAATATAGCGGTGAAGATTTCCCCAAGAATGTGTTTGCGGATCACCTGGCCAAGTATATCCTAAAACAATCTGTGGATGAAAGTAAAACTGTGTTACGCAACACTAGTGAAAATTTATTATGTAATGTAGGCTCACAGACTCATGCAGCTATCAGTGGAAGAGAGCAATGTGTAATAAAGAAGCAAGAGGCTGAGAAGCAAAGTAATGTTTCTGTAATTGTTGAACAACAGATGCCTTTGAATAATCCATGTAAATTGCTTGCTCCAACTAATTCCgttcagtgtttttcagaaTCTAGAGATTGTTGGCAGGAACAAAAAGGATacagattttcttcaaaatcacCACCACCTTGCTCCACTGGGACTTTAGCTAGGCGTGTTTTAGAGAACACGACTGACACAGGAAGCTGCTCAATGACATACTTAAACAAGCCCTCAAAAAAACATGATAGTCAAAAAGCATCATCAGGACCTTTGACTTACAGGCAAGCTGATTGTTTTCTGCACGCAAATAGCTTTTCTTCAGCAATGTCTGGCAGTGAAGATGCTTTGCAGATGGTTGATAAATCAAGTATAAAAGATGGAAATAACAGTGTAACACCTGACACACCCCCACCAACTCCTTTAGTACCCTGTCAAGCTAGTTCTGAAAGAAACCTAAGAAAACTGTCTAAGAAACTCAAGGGAGAATTAGCAAAGGAATTTGCTCCTGCAACACCACCGTCCACACCTTACAATCCATCTGTTACAGGCTCATCTGAAATTGAACATGACTCTTTGGATAATGAGGAATTTATGCTGAAGCTCATGCGATCACTTTCTGAAGAAGTTCAAAGTAGTGAGGATGAAGATCATTCTGAAATGATCGTTGAGAAGGAGGAACATTCAGAAAAAACTGTTCAGTATGCAGATTACTTATCTAGTCATATCATTTCAATAGCAACTGAAATGGCGGCTTCCCATTTAGATGCTAAAACAAACGAAAGAGAAGCTGATAGACAGGTTTGGTTGAGTACACACAACCAAAATTGTGGGTATGCTGCATCTGTAAGTACCCCAGAAGAGACATGCAGTTCTTTATGGAATTATGCAGGTGACGTGGCAGGAAAAGTCATCAATGAAGccaaaaaaatgatgaaatcgAGGCATTGTAAACTGTTGAAGTTGAAACGTGTTAACTGCCAAGTGGATTGCCTTTATCTGAGAAAAGGTGATAAAGATCATAGTTCAAAGGAGGAATGTGGCCCAGTGCAGGACCAGTGTCCTAGTGAGAGAGATTCGTCTGTACTTTCTTTACCACAAGGTTCAGGCTCAATGGGTTTGACTTCCAAGTACCCTAGCTGTGAAAGTGTGACTGATGAATATGCAGATCATATTATTCATGTTTTGAAAAGAGAAGGTGGTAACGCCGAACTGTTAATGGATCAGTATGCCAGCAGGCTTGCTTACAGGTCTATCAAATCAGGCCTACGGCAAGCTGCTAGGAAAACTAAATTGAGATGCAGCAGAAAGATATTTCCTGGGCAAAGCTCACCGATGAATGGTAAACTAGAACTGATAAAAACAGTGAATAAAGATGCAGTACAGCAAGTTAAAAGCAGCGTTCATCACTGTGCAGACCAAACTCATGAAAGAAGTATCAGCACACAGAGAACAGAATGCATGGAATTGTTGCACTTTTCAGAATCCCTTGCTTGCAGCATAACACGTGATGTCAGAAAGAAATTGAGACTATCGGGAGCATGTTTGCCAAAATCTCTGACAGATTCTTGTCTATATAAAAAGACCGAATTTGAGGAAATTGCAGGGGATCTTATTAAAACAAGATTTCCTAGGACACTTCTACCTTTCTCCCCAAATCATAAACTGTATCATAGCACGGGAAGTTTGAATGAAAATGGTTACAGTGAAAGCATAATTCAAGCTATAGAACAGTATGCTAGAAAAGTAGCAGATGATACCCTAGAAATGGGTTTGGAATCTGCTGGTCTCCAGgttgctgaaaacagaaaaaatgggGATAGGCTTTCGTATACTGAGAAACTGTCTCCTTTTTCTGGAACTGTCTGTAGATGCTGCAGTATGAAGGAACATCAGTACTGTACAGAAAGTGTATCTCATCACTTACCTCTGCAAGACTCCTCTATTCCAGTGAGGCATTTTCTTCATTCTAGGTTGGACAGTGTCTGCCAAAAACCAAGAATCTTTCAGCTTGATATTCCTAAAATTCATGTTGATGTAGAGCAGAAGACAATGTTGTCTGACAAAGTGGTTGCTGCGCCTGTCGaaaaagcagagggagagcTGAGTTATGCAAGTGTGGCAGCTGACAGTGGTATTGGACAAGATGGAGTCAGTTTTGCTGAAAGCCTTACTACTGAAATAATGACATCAGCTATGACTAATATCAGTCAGGCAGTTAATATAAg cACTGTTGGAAGAGAAGGATTTCACTCTGTTGAATCTGTTGTTAGCCAGCAGATGAGCCTTAGTATTGGTGATGATAGCACTGGCAGCTGGTCAAATCTAAGTTTTGAAGATGAACATCCTGATGAGAGCAGCAGTTTTCTTCATCTCAGTGACAG TTCAGCTGTGTTCTCTTCTTCTCCTGGCAGTAATGGTAACAGCAGTAGCTGGAGCAGTCTTGGTTTAGAAGGGGATATGTATGAGGAGAATTTATCCTTTCCAACATCAGACAG tgatgGAACAGAAGATAAAGATGAGGACTGCAAAGATGCTGTAGAAG gTTTGGAGCGTGTAAAAAAGACTTTAGCCATATTGAATATTGACCTGGAACCAAATCTAGTGGAcccccagctcagagcagcactccaGTGGCTAGCAGCTTCTGAAACAGAGGTGTCTGGTCTGTACTTCCATGACACTGCTGCAAGGGAATTCGTCTTA tCTTGA